One part of the Streptomyces lydicus genome encodes these proteins:
- a CDS encoding FtsK/SpoIIIE domain-containing protein: MQIRLTVLGPRSGHTTRACDVLVTAPAGTALAAVAGSLAASVAGSGADVGTAGGSGPVVLYAGTERLDPQRAALGEPPLIDGAVLTLQGPGPAPAHGLPHGTARLRVVSGPDAGGVHLLHGGQIRIGRSADADVPLDDPDVSRLHCAVTVEPDGAVYVADLRSTNGTAVDGTGLDEQPAPLRPGALLRIGESTLRVQSAPGTPDPALQTAPDGEGHLRITPGPDGTYAPSGPAAYAPDPRDPGAASPVPAPRTPPPVATGRRDTPLRGTPAQDAEEPRDNGRPAGAPPADPGRPSRPPAPADAGRPSWSQPPAADHGYAYDSSHAPAPYPDAATSHGYGHGPGHGAGVRRELAHDAPAGAADRTHGGGQSLAPADGPRTDEAPRRGGRRGGLGAWARRLAGGRPTADQQDAPLTAPYEPGDGHPAPHADAPGGPEAVTAPYGTAGHERWPDAATVLLTALGPGPRLWERGPDHPDALTVRLGTASRSGGRAAVPVTVELRRAGSLGLAGPRARLTGLVRSAIAQLAALHSPGTLDIVLISTDRARSTEERIADWSWLGWLPHVRPGHGQDCRLLLAYDKEQATARATELVRRLDDSPLGPDWPSAERAEVSLAAARHQGPYTLLIVDGDPGSSALRETTARLASGGAAAGIHLLCLAETPAASPAFPLAATYEAARAASPAFGECGAVAVLSGDVATALRVVQPGSGPNGTVATVDAVSGAWAERFARALAPLREAEPAAPAGGRTVQRAAVPLPDTARLLDELGLARATPASLMARWAAALDTDRPSAPAVLGAGPHGPVHADLAADGTHLLLEGAAATGKTELLRSLAASLAAADRPDLLSLVLVDGGGSERGEGLRVCTDLPHVTTYLAASDPVRMREFAQALSSELKRRAETLAGTPFADWRAEHLPAPRVIAPRRSTESGTADSGTHRTHRTHDRTHDRSHDRTHEGDGQQELTTLRNRCRNKEEEGGTPADPSTTGTLRLRTPADPPGPAGDTENNSPAPAPAGPLSRLFVLVDDFDALVAPALGSPGRPAAGSVVRALEAVAREGAALGVHLIAATGHPDRTADTATSQLADLRIELGADGDAPEPAPTGRGRLHRAADGSSTPFQAGRVTGRIPRTSTLRPTVVPLEWQRMGDPPARRPLRELGNGPTDLALLASALQRAAQSSGATAPPPLV; this comes from the coding sequence ATGCAGATCCGGCTGACCGTCCTCGGGCCGCGCAGCGGCCACACCACACGGGCCTGCGACGTGCTCGTGACGGCCCCCGCCGGCACCGCTTTGGCCGCGGTGGCCGGCTCGCTCGCCGCTTCCGTGGCGGGCTCCGGGGCGGACGTCGGCACCGCGGGCGGCAGCGGACCCGTCGTCCTCTACGCCGGCACCGAGCGGCTCGACCCCCAGCGCGCCGCCCTCGGCGAACCCCCGCTCATCGACGGCGCGGTCCTCACCCTCCAGGGCCCCGGCCCGGCCCCCGCCCACGGCCTGCCGCACGGCACCGCCCGCCTGCGTGTCGTCTCCGGCCCCGACGCCGGCGGCGTCCACCTGCTGCACGGCGGCCAGATCCGCATCGGCCGCTCCGCCGACGCCGACGTCCCCCTCGACGACCCCGACGTCTCCCGGCTGCACTGCGCCGTCACCGTCGAACCCGACGGCGCCGTGTACGTCGCGGACCTGCGCTCCACCAACGGCACCGCCGTCGACGGCACCGGCCTCGACGAACAGCCCGCACCCCTGCGGCCCGGCGCCCTGCTGCGCATCGGCGAATCCACCCTCCGCGTCCAGTCCGCCCCCGGCACCCCGGACCCGGCCCTGCAGACCGCCCCCGACGGCGAGGGCCACCTGCGGATCACCCCGGGCCCCGACGGCACCTACGCCCCGTCCGGCCCCGCCGCGTACGCGCCGGACCCCCGGGACCCCGGCGCGGCCTCCCCCGTACCGGCCCCCCGTACGCCCCCGCCCGTCGCCACGGGCCGACGGGACACCCCCCTGCGCGGCACACCGGCCCAGGACGCCGAAGAGCCACGGGACAACGGCCGGCCCGCCGGGGCGCCGCCCGCCGACCCCGGCCGGCCCTCCCGGCCCCCGGCACCCGCCGACGCCGGCCGGCCCTCGTGGTCGCAGCCGCCCGCCGCCGACCACGGCTACGCCTACGACTCCTCGCACGCCCCCGCCCCGTACCCGGACGCCGCCACCTCCCACGGCTACGGGCACGGCCCCGGCCACGGCGCCGGCGTCCGCCGGGAACTCGCCCACGACGCCCCGGCCGGCGCGGCGGACCGCACCCACGGCGGCGGGCAGTCGCTGGCCCCGGCCGACGGACCGCGCACCGACGAGGCACCCCGCAGGGGCGGCCGGCGCGGCGGCCTCGGCGCATGGGCACGGCGGCTCGCCGGCGGCCGGCCCACCGCGGACCAGCAGGACGCCCCCCTCACCGCCCCCTACGAACCCGGCGACGGCCACCCGGCCCCGCACGCCGACGCCCCCGGCGGCCCGGAGGCGGTCACCGCCCCCTACGGGACCGCCGGCCACGAACGCTGGCCGGACGCCGCCACGGTCCTGCTCACCGCCCTGGGTCCCGGCCCCCGCCTGTGGGAACGCGGCCCCGACCACCCCGACGCGCTGACCGTCCGGCTGGGCACCGCGAGCCGCAGCGGCGGCCGGGCCGCCGTACCCGTCACCGTCGAGCTCCGCCGGGCCGGCTCGCTGGGCCTGGCCGGCCCGCGCGCCCGCCTCACCGGACTGGTCCGCTCCGCGATCGCCCAGCTCGCCGCCCTGCACTCCCCCGGCACCCTCGACATCGTGCTGATCAGCACGGACCGGGCGCGCAGCACCGAGGAGCGGATCGCGGACTGGTCCTGGCTCGGCTGGCTGCCGCACGTCCGCCCCGGCCACGGCCAGGACTGCCGGCTGCTCCTCGCCTACGACAAGGAACAGGCCACCGCCCGCGCCACCGAACTCGTCCGGCGGCTCGACGACAGCCCGCTGGGCCCCGACTGGCCCAGCGCCGAACGCGCCGAGGTCTCCCTGGCGGCCGCCCGTCACCAGGGCCCGTACACCCTGCTGATCGTCGACGGCGACCCCGGCTCGTCCGCGCTGCGCGAGACCACCGCCCGGCTCGCGTCCGGCGGCGCGGCGGCCGGCATCCACCTCCTGTGCCTGGCCGAAACACCGGCCGCCTCCCCCGCCTTCCCGCTCGCCGCGACGTACGAGGCGGCCCGCGCGGCCTCCCCCGCCTTCGGCGAGTGCGGTGCGGTCGCGGTCCTCAGCGGCGACGTCGCCACCGCGCTGCGCGTCGTCCAGCCCGGCTCCGGCCCCAACGGCACCGTCGCGACGGTCGACGCGGTCTCCGGCGCCTGGGCCGAACGCTTCGCCCGGGCCCTCGCGCCGCTGCGCGAGGCCGAGCCGGCCGCCCCCGCCGGCGGCCGCACGGTCCAGCGCGCGGCCGTCCCCCTGCCCGACACCGCCCGGCTGCTGGACGAGCTGGGACTGGCCCGCGCCACCCCGGCGTCCCTGATGGCACGCTGGGCCGCCGCGCTGGACACCGACCGGCCCAGCGCCCCCGCGGTGCTCGGCGCGGGCCCGCACGGCCCGGTACACGCCGACCTCGCCGCCGACGGCACCCATCTGCTGCTGGAAGGCGCGGCCGCCACCGGCAAGACCGAACTGCTGCGCTCACTGGCGGCCTCCCTCGCCGCCGCGGACCGCCCCGACCTGCTGTCGCTGGTCCTGGTGGACGGCGGCGGCAGCGAACGCGGCGAGGGCCTGCGGGTGTGTACGGACCTGCCGCACGTCACGACCTACCTCGCGGCCTCCGACCCGGTCCGTATGCGGGAGTTCGCCCAGGCGCTGTCCTCGGAACTGAAGCGCCGGGCGGAAACACTGGCCGGCACCCCCTTCGCCGACTGGCGCGCCGAACACCTGCCCGCGCCCCGCGTCATCGCCCCGCGCCGCTCCACCGAATCCGGCACCGCGGACAGCGGAACCCACAGGACCCACAGAACCCACGACAGGACTCACGACAGGAGCCACGACAGGACCCACGAAGGTGACGGACAGCAGGAACTAACTACTCTCCGTAATCGTTGCCGTAACAAGGAGGAGGAAGGCGGCACCCCGGCGGACCCCTCGACGACCGGCACACTGCGCCTGCGCACCCCCGCCGACCCCCCTGGCCCCGCCGGCGACACGGAAAACAACAGCCCCGCCCCGGCCCCGGCCGGGCCCCTGTCCCGCCTGTTCGTCCTCGTCGACGACTTCGACGCGCTCGTCGCCCCCGCCCTGGGCAGCCCGGGCCGCCCCGCCGCCGGCTCCGTCGTGCGCGCGCTCGAAGCGGTGGCCCGGGAAGGCGCGGCCCTCGGCGTTCACCTGATAGCCGCGACCGGCCACCCGGACCGCACGGCCGACACCGCCACCAGCCAACTCGCCGACCTGCGCATCGAGTTGGGCGCCGACGGAGACGCGCCCGAGCCGGCCCCGACCGGCCGGGGCCGGCTGCACCGCGCGGCGGACGGCTCCTCGACCCCGTTCCAGGCCGGGCGGGTGACCGGCCGCATACCCCGTACGTCCACGCTGCGCCCGACGGTCGTGCCGTTGGAGTGGCAGCGGATGGGCGACCCGCCGGCCCGCCGCCCGCTGCGCGAGCTGGGCAACGGCCCGACGGACCTCGCCCTGCTGGCCAGCGCGCTCCAACGGGCCGCCCAGTCCTCGGGCGCGACCGCCCCGCCGCCGCTGGTGTGA
- a CDS encoding serine/threonine-protein kinase, which yields MRPVGSKYLLEEPLGRGATGTVWRARQRETAGAEAAVAGEPGETVAIKVLKEELAHDADVVMRFLRERSVLLRLTHPNIVRTRDLVVEGDLLALVMDLVDGPDLHRYLRDNGPFSPVAAALLTAQIADALAASHADGVVHRDLKPANVLLAGSDGDGEMHPMLTDFGIARLADSPGLTRTHEFVGTPAYVAPESAEGRPQTSAVDIYGAGILLYELVTGRPPFAGSTALEVLHRHLSEEPRRPSTLPEPLWTVIERCLRKRPEERPSAENLARALRTVAAGVGVHATPAAAEAALGVAALLAPDPAPATVPGTGVGGAQGAGGDADPTQVLPSGPGAGGYDPAAATSVLPSTGGSGADPTRAMPPMPMGAPSAGQEPDGPHPWESQMRAARDRNEQTQVQYLDPGQDPLRRRPQRRPAQQQPPYPQQAPYGQPAPAPYAQQPQAPQRRQEPPPQRYEPQRPPAPEPRPRREPRPRSANPMRIPGLGCLKGCLVTLILLFVAAWLIWELTPLQQWIGTTRGFFSQIGHVYNQVEHFVNKLNA from the coding sequence GTGCGGCCGGTAGGCAGCAAGTACCTGCTCGAGGAGCCGCTGGGACGCGGCGCCACGGGCACCGTCTGGCGTGCCCGCCAGCGGGAGACGGCAGGGGCCGAGGCCGCCGTGGCCGGGGAGCCCGGTGAGACGGTCGCGATCAAGGTCCTCAAGGAGGAGCTGGCGCACGACGCGGACGTGGTGATGCGCTTCCTGCGGGAGCGCTCCGTCCTGCTGCGGCTCACCCACCCCAACATCGTGCGCACCCGCGACCTGGTCGTCGAGGGTGATCTGCTCGCGCTGGTCATGGACCTGGTCGACGGCCCGGACCTGCACCGCTATCTGCGGGACAACGGCCCGTTCAGCCCGGTGGCCGCGGCCCTGCTCACCGCCCAGATCGCCGACGCGCTGGCCGCGAGCCACGCCGACGGGGTGGTGCACCGCGACCTCAAGCCCGCCAACGTGCTGCTCGCCGGGTCGGACGGCGACGGCGAGATGCACCCGATGCTGACCGACTTCGGTATCGCGCGGCTCGCCGACTCCCCGGGCCTGACCCGCACCCACGAGTTCGTGGGCACCCCCGCCTATGTGGCGCCGGAGTCCGCCGAGGGCCGCCCGCAGACCTCCGCGGTGGACATCTACGGCGCCGGCATCCTGCTGTACGAGCTGGTCACCGGCCGGCCGCCGTTCGCCGGGTCGACGGCCCTGGAGGTGCTGCACCGGCATCTGAGTGAGGAGCCGCGCCGGCCCAGCACGCTGCCCGAGCCGCTGTGGACGGTGATCGAGCGCTGTCTGCGCAAGCGTCCCGAGGAGCGGCCGAGCGCCGAGAACCTCGCCCGGGCGCTGCGCACGGTCGCGGCGGGCGTCGGGGTGCACGCCACGCCGGCCGCCGCGGAGGCGGCGCTCGGCGTCGCCGCGCTGCTCGCCCCGGATCCCGCGCCGGCGACCGTCCCCGGTACGGGTGTCGGCGGGGCCCAGGGGGCCGGCGGCGACGCGGACCCGACCCAGGTGCTGCCGTCCGGGCCCGGTGCCGGCGGCTACGACCCGGCGGCGGCGACGAGTGTGCTGCCGTCCACGGGCGGCTCCGGCGCCGACCCGACCCGCGCGATGCCGCCGATGCCGATGGGCGCGCCGTCGGCCGGTCAGGAGCCGGACGGGCCCCATCCGTGGGAGTCCCAGATGCGGGCCGCGCGCGACCGCAACGAGCAGACCCAGGTGCAGTACCTGGACCCGGGCCAGGACCCGCTGCGGCGCCGTCCGCAGCGCCGGCCGGCCCAGCAGCAGCCGCCGTATCCGCAGCAGGCCCCCTACGGGCAGCCCGCTCCGGCGCCGTACGCGCAGCAGCCGCAGGCGCCGCAGCGGCGTCAGGAGCCGCCGCCGCAGCGTTACGAGCCGCAGCGGCCGCCCGCCCCGGAGCCGCGTCCGCGCCGTGAGCCGCGTCCGCGCAGCGCCAACCCGATGCGCATCCCGGGCCTGGGCTGCCTCAAGGGCTGCCTGGTCACGCTGATACTGCTGTTCGTGGCGGCCTGGCTGATCTGGGAGCTGACCCCGCTGCAGCAGTGGATCGGCACGACCCGTGGCTTCTTCTCGCAGATCGGGCACGTGTACAACCAGGTCGAACACTTCGTGAACAAGCTCAACGCCTGA